A portion of the Syngnathoides biaculeatus isolate LvHL_M chromosome 7, ASM1980259v1, whole genome shotgun sequence genome contains these proteins:
- the scamp4 gene encoding secretory carrier-associated membrane protein 4, whose translation MTERANNFPPLPKFLKVKPCFYQNIQEEIPEPHQQLVQRIFILWMMYSGTLCLNVIGCIAWWAGGGYASNFGFSLLWLVLFSPASYVCWFRPIYKAIRADSSFNYMAFFFIFFLQVVLSFIQCLGFSNWGICGWIATVTFFSYNVAAAIVMLLTTLLLTLVTTLMVVVLIKVHRLYRGSGGSMTRAQEEWGTGTWKDALVKKDEFSPVDRTAQGPSLPEYPAAVPNYLENRSW comes from the exons ATGACAG AACGGGCAAACAACTTTCCTCCCCTGCCTAAATTCCTAAAAGTGAAGCCCTGCTTTTATCAGAATATCCAGGAAGAGATTCCCGAACCCCATCAGCAGCTGGTGCAGCGAATCTTCATACTTTGGATGA TGTATTCTGGGACGCTGTGCTTGAATGTGATTGGCTGCATAGCGTGGTGGGCTGGCGGGGGTTACGCCTCCAACTTTGGGTTCTCGTTGCTCTGGCTCGTCCTTTTCAGCCCTGCCAGTTATGTCTGCTGGTTCAGACCCATCTACAAAGCTATCAG GGCGGACAGCTCCTTCAACTATATggccttcttcttcatcttcttccttCAGGTGGTGCTGTCGTTCATCCAATGTTTGGGCTTCAGCAACTGGGGCATTTG TGGCTGGATTGCTACGGTGACGTTTTTCAGTTACAACGTCGCCGCCGCCATAGTGATGCTTCTCACCACGCTGCTATTAACGTTAGTGACCACCTTAATGGTGGTAGTGCTCATCAAG GTTCACAGACTGTACCGTGGCAGTGGAGGGAGCATGACTCGTGCTCAAGAAGAGTGGGGCACTGGCACATGGAAGGATGCGCTGGTGAAAAAGGATGAGTTCAGCCCTGTCGACCGGACCGCTCAAGGCCCCAGCCTGCCGGAGTACCCTGCAGCCGTTCCCAATTATCTGGAAAACCGCAGTTGGTAA